One genomic segment of Musa acuminata AAA Group cultivar baxijiao chromosome BXJ3-3, Cavendish_Baxijiao_AAA, whole genome shotgun sequence includes these proteins:
- the LOC135632953 gene encoding dof zinc finger protein DOF5.7-like, whose product MMADDSHASGGSKSTATAAELQQPEQGLKCPRCDSSNTKFCYYNNYSLAQPRHYCKACRRYWTKGGALRNVPIGGGCRKNKRSRSSTTSRLSLESIDPMLGVPDSGAGLKFLSSLPSLSPGFQVGVLPFSGLHSLAASDVFNGNQCISFGDMISSPGATMSSSSGMAATPMMEYRHPASAVGVYSDTGGCSSSVGNSHANKSIAPSIESLSSINQDLHWKLQQQRLAIFFGGQTHTDSSSSRSSMPAYPTPSSKDAGLEGNESTKVRVSSEHTASPVWFIESSSYTIPLATTTTTNTTTIMTNNNNSSNNTSTWNGTPWPAWSDMPQFGTLP is encoded by the coding sequence atgATGGCCGACGATTCCCACGCATCAGGAGGCAGCAAGAGCACCGCGACCGCCGCCGAGTTGCAGCAGCCGGAGCAAGGCCTCAAGTGCCCGCGATGTGACTCTtccaacaccaagttctgctactacaacaactacagcctCGCACAACCCAGGCACTACTGCAAGGCCTGCAGGCGGTACTGGACCAAGGGCGGCGCCCTGCGCAACGTGCCCATCGGCGGCGGGTGCCGCAAGAACAAGCGGTCCAGATCGTCCACAACGTCGCGCCTGTCGCTCGAGTCGATCGATCCCATGCTCGGAGTACCTGACTCCGGCGCTGGCCTAAAGTTCCTAAGCTCGTTGCCCTCCCTCTCCCCAGGCTTCCAGGTCGGTGTCCTCCCTTTCTCCGGTCTCCATTCTCTGGCTGCTTCAGACGTGTTCAACGGCAACCAGTGCATCTCCTTCGGAGACATGATCTCCTCGCCCGGTGCAACGATGTCTTCCTCATCCGGCATGGCTGCTACTCCTATGATGGAATATCGCCACCCGGCCTCTGCTGTAGGGGTTTATAGCGACACAGGCGGTTGCTCTTCGTCTGTGGGGAACAGCCATGCGAACAAAAGCATTGCCCCTTCCATCGAATCCTTGAGCTCCATTAACCAAGATCTCCATTGGAAACTTCAGCAGCagagattggctatcttcttcggAGGGCAAACTCATacagacagcagcagcagcagaagcagcatGCCTGCCTACCCAACTCCGAGCTCCAAAGATGCCGGCTTGGAGGGCAACGAGTCCACAAAGGTTCGTGTCAGCAGTGAGCACACTGCTTCACCAGTATGGTTCATCGAGTCTTCTTCTTATACCATCCCCcttgccaccaccaccaccaccaatacGACTACGATCAtgaccaacaacaacaacagcagcaacaaCACAAGCACATGGAATGGAACTCCATGGCCAGCATGGAGTGACATGCCACAGTTCGGCACACTACCATGA
- the LOC135633386 gene encoding uncharacterized protein LOC135633386 produces MGMERKQPNDRERIEAVLEILKKQAPLTVKQEKFCNDACVEQFLRARGDSLKKAAKQLRAALSWRESIGIDHLIADEFAAELAGGLAYVAGHDDEARPVMVFRIKQDYAKTHSQKSIVRFLVFTLEVAISSMSRFVDQFVILFDASLFRSAAAFLNLFMGTLKIISDYYPGRLHKAFVVDPPSLFSYLWKGVRPFVELSVVTAVVSSLDFDDSIEDAAFASCRTRAASLRFDPVVATTARLGGSTSSRFSFTVSHLDSLKPWYLSTTTRATPRAVMPTASPSLVGASPLNARSFSFASPAARSTPRASRSIPSTPCSFPPPTHPHQQQHPPRTPRPSFLQSPATLFTFWKEGQAVVSRGERERESFLPFLRFYRRPYDEMAYRAKMRPPFGGLISIISPHLEQQQLQQQQQRRDALNIHHQRTQTLTY; encoded by the exons ATGGGGATGGAGAGGAAACAGCCCAATGACAGAGAACGGATCGAGGCAGTCCTCGAGATCTTGAAGAAGCAAGCGCCCCTGACGGTGAAGCAG GAGAAGTTCTGCAACGATGCCTGCGTGGAACAGTTTCTGAGAGCCAGAGGCGACAGCCTGAAGAAGGCGGCCAAGCAGCTCAGAGCCGCCCTTTCTTGGAGGGAAAGCATAGGAATTG ATCACCTAATAGCCGATGAGTTCGCTGCGGAGCTTGCCGGTGGCTTGGCATATGTGGCTGGTCACGACGACGAAGCCAGGCCAGTCATG GTCTTCCGCATCAAACAAGATTACGCCAAAACTCATTCACAGAAATC GATCGTGCGCTTCCTGGTCTTCACGCTGGAAGTGGCCATCTCGTCCATGTCCAGATTCGTTGACCAGTTCGTCATCCTCTTTGATGCCA GCTTGTTCAGATCGGCGGCGGCTTTCCTCAACCTTTTCATGGGCACTCTCAAGATCATCTCCGACTACTACCCCGGTCGACTCCACAAGGCGTTCGTCGTCGATCCACCCTCCTTGTTCTCCTACCTTTGGAAG GGCGTTCGTCCCTTCGTGGAACTCTCTGTGGTCACCGCGGTGGTGTCGTCACTGGACTTCGACGACTCTATCGAGGATGCCGCCTTCGCGTCGTGCCGAACGAGAGCGGCGTCGCTCCGGTTCGACCCGGTGGTCGCTACCACCGCCAGACTCGGCGGCTCCACGTCTTCCCGCTTCTCTTTCACCGTCTCCCACCTCGACTCCCTCAAACCGTGGTACCTGTCCACCACCACCAGGGCCACCCCACGCGCGGTGATGCCCACCGCGAGCCCCTCCCTCGTCGGCGCCTCCCCGCTCAACGCCCGGTCCTTCTCCTTCGCCTCCCCGGCTGCCCGGTCGACGCCACGCGCCAGCCGGAGCATACCGTCCACTCCTTGCTCATTCCCGCCGCCGACGCACCCTCACCAGCAGCAACACCCACCGAGGACCCCGCGGCCGTCGTTCTTGCAGTCGCCGGCGACGCTGTTTACGTTCTGGAAGGAGGGTCAGGCGGTGGTGAGCCGAggggagcgagagcgggagtCCTTCCTGCCGTTCCTGAGGTTCTACCGGCGGCCTTACGACGAGATGGCGTACCGCGCCAAGATGCGGCCCCCCTTCGGCGGCCTCATCTCCATCATCTCCCCTCACCTCGAGCAGCAacaactgcagcagcagcagcagcgtcgCGACGCCCTTAACATTCATCATCAGAGGACGCAAACCCTCACCTACTGA
- the LOC135633784 gene encoding F-box protein At4g02733-like encodes MDPVVPKRPCPSADPSSTFDASSSPSRVPSGPMAMDRVLEALLALPDPSVALELSLESLLDSRLLESDKDRLIEGAMEAGSALLEAARRSARRRASKHNFSSWPLASDLTIKVFSKLDTQSLCHAVATCSMFNKCATDPMCYANIDLTAEVPKVNNTVVSTMIQRAGKNLQSLKLGIRPSPASATELCRPLSYSTRNPMDTSGLSWSQKRPRQGRETSLLTRSCLLALSVDGGAAGTLLRSLHLYNIDKMDNSALCTALSACPYLLDLEVVGLHVELKRTLDAVSSNCHCIERLLFESSDTGRDDSLNSATCIDLVNGCPNIVSLALRGFKLHDHKVRILVKGSRHLKFVDFSTSYSITGTFLRNLSGGTNAHPLEVLILRDCLHLKEVEVSHLFSAMLAGDFKLLRYLDISNKDGLSAENDWNYRCYNPCTQLISQVLKQRPELCLLVKFPPEGSLIDIDLIADSEISSGTSSLMLYNLAFDSYLTNSSENSYSSDQGSGNEDVPDLNFPYDEDIFDELEFL; translated from the exons ATGGATCCCGTCGTCCCCAAGCGTCCCTGCCCCTCCGCCGATCCTTCCTCCACCTTCGACGCCTCCTCGAGCCCCTCTAGGGTCCCGTCCGGCCCCATGGCGATGGATCGAGTCCTGGAGGCGCTTCTCGCCCTCCCGGACCCCTCCGTCGCCCTCGAGCTCTCCCTCGAGAGCCTTCTCGACTCGAGGCTTCTGGAGTCGGATAAGGATCGGTTGATCGAGGGCGCCATGGAGGCTGGATCGGCCCTCCTGGAGGCCGCCAGGAGATCCGCCCGGCGGCGCGCGTCCAAGCACAACTTCTCTTCCTGGCCCCTCGCTTCCGATCTCACCATCAAA GTATTCTCCAAGCTGGATACGCAGAGTCTTTGCCATGCTGTAGCTACTTGTTCAATGTTCAACAAGTGTGCAACAGATCCAATGTGCTATGCAAATATTGACTTAACAGCTGAAGTGCCAAAGGTTAATAACACAGTTGTCTCTACAATGATACAACGAGCAGGAAAAAATCTTCA ATCACTCAAGCTTGGGATTCGGCCTAGTCCAGCTTCAGCAACAGAACTTTGTAGACCATTGTCCTATTCCACTAGAAATCCTATGGATACATCTGGTCTTTCATGGAGTCAAAAGAGACCAAGGCAAGGAAGGGAGACATCTCTTCTTACAAGGTCTTGTCTTCTGGCTTTAAGTGTGGATGGTGGTGCTGCAGG GACTCTCCTGAGGAGCCTGCACCTGTATAACATTGACAAGATGGACAATTCTGCACTTTGTACAGCGTTATCTGCCTGCCCATATCTGCTTGATCTTGAAGTTGTTGGCCT ACATGTTGAACTCAAGCGAACATTGGATGCTGTCAGCTCAAATTGTCACTGTATAGAGCGTTTGCTGTTTGAGTCCTCTGATACTG GGAGAGATGATAGTTTGAACTCGGCAACTTGCATTGATCTGGTAAATGGCTGTCCCAATATAGTCTCACTTGCTCTAAGGGGGTTTAAGCTACATGATCACAAAGTCCGTATACTGGTGAAG GGATCTCGCCACCTCAAATTTGTTGATTTTTCAACGTCTTATTCAATTACAGGGACCTtcttgag GAACCTTAGTGGTGGCACAAATGCTCATCCACTGGAGGTTTTGATCTTACGTGATTGTTTGCATCTTAAAGAA GTTGAAGTGTCACATCTATTCTCAGCTATGCTTGCTGGTGACTTCAAACTCCTCAGATATTTG GATATTTCAAATAAAGATGGCCTTTCTGCTGAGAATGACTGGAACTATCGATGCTATAATCCATG TACACAGCTAATATCACAAGTTTTGAAACAAAGACCTGAATTATGTTTGCTAGTGAAGTTTCCCCCGGAAGGGAG CTTGATTGATATTGATCTCATCGCCGACAGTGAAATAAGCAGTGGGACAAGCTCCTTAATGTTGTATAATCTAGCATTTGATTCATATTTGACAAATTCATCTGAAAATAGCTATAGCAGTGATCAGGGCAGTGGGAATGAGGACGTCCCTGATCTGAACTTTCCGTACGACGAGGATATCTTTGACGAGTTGGAGTTCCTTTAG
- the LOC103979890 gene encoding vacuole membrane protein KMS1 isoform X1 translates to MASGEAAAAHRSPEELETLISEFSSAELQKKHQMDLLNLTLTTQPFKTLQFFIFATLQYLRRSLVYILAKGGWILVLSLPVFAVGLLLFSVDGPHEKHIQEFIHYTKFSLWWVALGVASSIGLGSGLHTFVLYLGPHIAFFTIKAMKCGRVDLKAAPYDTIQLKMSPSWLEKDCSEFGPPVFPPLPGSLVRVPLSSILPQVQLEAILWGLGTALGELPPYFIARAARLSGNKVGAVEELDAASSKQDGFLSFYLKKIKRWLLSHSQHLNFFTILVLASVPNPLFDLAGILCGQFGIPFWKFFLATLTGKAIIKAHIQTVSIISLCNNQLLEWMEKELIWVFGFIPGFSSVLPNLVTKLHMAQEKYLSASVPGSTLSDGMAKRWNLSFSLIWNTVIWLMLINFFAKIVAATAQRYLKKQQDLELTRVKQMTIT, encoded by the exons ATGGCTTCCGGGGAGGCGGCCGCCGCTCATCGATCGCCCGAAGAGCTCGAGACGTTGATCTCAG AATTTTCTTCTGCAGAACTTCAGAAGAAGCATCAGATGGATTTACTCAATTTGACATTGACAACTCAGCCATTCAAGACTTTGCAGtttttcatttttgctacattgcAATATCTAAGACGATCACTTGTATATATTTTGGCAAAAGGTGGCTGGATTTTAGTCTTGTCCTTGCCAGTATTTGCTGTTGGGCTTCTCCTTTTCAGTGTTGATGGACCTCACGAGAAG CATATTCAGGAGTTCATCCACTATACAAAATTTAGCTTGTGGTGGGTGGCACTTGGAGTAGCATCATCAATCGGGCTGG GGTCTGGCTTGCACACATTTGTTCTCTATTTGGGTCCTCATATTGCTTTTTTCACAATAAAAGCCATGAAATGTGGTCGAGTTGATTTGAAGGCTGCACCATATGATACCATACAGTTAAAAATGAGTCCTTCATGGCTTGAAAAGGACTGTTCAGAGTTTGGACCTCCAGTTTTTCCACCTTTACCTGGTTCTTTGGTTAGGGTTCCTCTTAGCAGTATACTCCCTCAGGTTCAGCTTGAAGCCATTCTTTGGGGATTGGGTACTGCCCTCGGGGAGCTTCCTCCTTATTTCATTGCAAGAGCAG CACGCTTGTCAGGAAATAAAGTGGGCGCTGTGGAAGAACTAGATGCTGCTTCATCAAAACAAGAtggatttttatctttttatttaaagaaaatcAAGCGCTGGCTTCTTTCTCACTCACAACATCTTAACTTCTTTACAATATTAGTACTTGCTTCG GTGCCAAACCCGCTGTTTGATCTTGCTGGTATCCTGTGTGGACAATTTGGAATTCCTTTTTGGAAGTTCTTCCTAGCAACCTTGACTGGAAAGGCGATAATAAAGGCACACATACAG ACAGTTTCCATCATCTCTTTGTGCAATAACCAACTCCTGGAATGGATGGAAAAAGAGCTAATATGGGTGTTTGGCTTCATCCCTGGCTTCTCTTCTGTCCTGCCCAACCTAGTTACGAAACTGCACATGGCTCAAGAGAAGTATTTATCAGCATCGGTTCCTGGATCAACTCTCTCAGATGGAATG GCGAAGCGTTGGAATCTGTCCTTCAGTTTGATATGGAATACCGTGATATGGCTTATGCTCATAAACTTCTTTGCAAAGATAGTAGCTGCTACCGCACAAAGATATCTCAAGAAACAGCAAGACTTGGAACTGACAAGAGTCAAGCAAATGACAATCACTTGA
- the LOC103979890 gene encoding vacuole membrane protein KMS1 isoform X2 — protein sequence MASGEAAAAHRSPEELETLISELQKKHQMDLLNLTLTTQPFKTLQFFIFATLQYLRRSLVYILAKGGWILVLSLPVFAVGLLLFSVDGPHEKHIQEFIHYTKFSLWWVALGVASSIGLGSGLHTFVLYLGPHIAFFTIKAMKCGRVDLKAAPYDTIQLKMSPSWLEKDCSEFGPPVFPPLPGSLVRVPLSSILPQVQLEAILWGLGTALGELPPYFIARAARLSGNKVGAVEELDAASSKQDGFLSFYLKKIKRWLLSHSQHLNFFTILVLASVPNPLFDLAGILCGQFGIPFWKFFLATLTGKAIIKAHIQTVSIISLCNNQLLEWMEKELIWVFGFIPGFSSVLPNLVTKLHMAQEKYLSASVPGSTLSDGMAKRWNLSFSLIWNTVIWLMLINFFAKIVAATAQRYLKKQQDLELTRVKQMTIT from the exons ATGGCTTCCGGGGAGGCGGCCGCCGCTCATCGATCGCCCGAAGAGCTCGAGACGTTGATCTCAG AACTTCAGAAGAAGCATCAGATGGATTTACTCAATTTGACATTGACAACTCAGCCATTCAAGACTTTGCAGtttttcatttttgctacattgcAATATCTAAGACGATCACTTGTATATATTTTGGCAAAAGGTGGCTGGATTTTAGTCTTGTCCTTGCCAGTATTTGCTGTTGGGCTTCTCCTTTTCAGTGTTGATGGACCTCACGAGAAG CATATTCAGGAGTTCATCCACTATACAAAATTTAGCTTGTGGTGGGTGGCACTTGGAGTAGCATCATCAATCGGGCTGG GGTCTGGCTTGCACACATTTGTTCTCTATTTGGGTCCTCATATTGCTTTTTTCACAATAAAAGCCATGAAATGTGGTCGAGTTGATTTGAAGGCTGCACCATATGATACCATACAGTTAAAAATGAGTCCTTCATGGCTTGAAAAGGACTGTTCAGAGTTTGGACCTCCAGTTTTTCCACCTTTACCTGGTTCTTTGGTTAGGGTTCCTCTTAGCAGTATACTCCCTCAGGTTCAGCTTGAAGCCATTCTTTGGGGATTGGGTACTGCCCTCGGGGAGCTTCCTCCTTATTTCATTGCAAGAGCAG CACGCTTGTCAGGAAATAAAGTGGGCGCTGTGGAAGAACTAGATGCTGCTTCATCAAAACAAGAtggatttttatctttttatttaaagaaaatcAAGCGCTGGCTTCTTTCTCACTCACAACATCTTAACTTCTTTACAATATTAGTACTTGCTTCG GTGCCAAACCCGCTGTTTGATCTTGCTGGTATCCTGTGTGGACAATTTGGAATTCCTTTTTGGAAGTTCTTCCTAGCAACCTTGACTGGAAAGGCGATAATAAAGGCACACATACAG ACAGTTTCCATCATCTCTTTGTGCAATAACCAACTCCTGGAATGGATGGAAAAAGAGCTAATATGGGTGTTTGGCTTCATCCCTGGCTTCTCTTCTGTCCTGCCCAACCTAGTTACGAAACTGCACATGGCTCAAGAGAAGTATTTATCAGCATCGGTTCCTGGATCAACTCTCTCAGATGGAATG GCGAAGCGTTGGAATCTGTCCTTCAGTTTGATATGGAATACCGTGATATGGCTTATGCTCATAAACTTCTTTGCAAAGATAGTAGCTGCTACCGCACAAAGATATCTCAAGAAACAGCAAGACTTGGAACTGACAAGAGTCAAGCAAATGACAATCACTTGA